In Topomyia yanbarensis strain Yona2022 chromosome 2, ASM3024719v1, whole genome shotgun sequence, one DNA window encodes the following:
- the LOC131681904 gene encoding uncharacterized protein LOC131681904 — translation MEKNPEVARGSKFVQSRESVTSLWWTVTDSLNSLGPPTRSVAAWQKVWTDKKLQLKRKLQHNKNELTATGGGPNTLHSFNDLEETIIRLLSLERAVNHDGSVFGIQLPPSATEIDERPACVPCDDDPSEEPNVPGDESTHDNAVHDDAIRKGQPATRVRGRMTNRNYSKVLLEKQTDDLSKMKRHVSDCARYSRKSYDLQGMRFELEKKRLQLDEEKILFKKRMLLEKQKSKSQQLQCQLQLLQYKKQKLDFEMGRTTTINTDAQDYHDMDQDESDD, via the exons ATGGAGAAAAATCCCGAAGTAGCCAGAGGAAGTAAGTTTGTCCAATCACGGGAATCAGTTACTTCTCTATGGTGGACAGTGACGGATTCGCTGAATAGTTTGGGTCCTCCCACTCGTTCCGTTGCAGCATGGCAAAAG GTTTGGACCGACAAAAAGCTGCAACTAAAGCGAAAGCTGCAGCATAACAAGAATGAGTTGACGGCCACTGGAGGTGGGCCAAACACTCTACATTCATTTAACGACCTGGAAGAAACCATCATTCGTCTCCTTTCACTGGAGAGAGCGGTGAACCACGATG GATCTGTTTTTGGAATACAACTACCACCTAGTGCAACTGAAATTGATGAACGCCCAGCATGTGTGCCTTGCGACGATGACCCGAGTGAGGAACCGAATGTCCCGGGCGACGAGTCTACGCATGATAATGCAGTCCATGATGATGCGATTAGGAAGGGTCAACCAGCAACGCGCGTCCGTGGACGAATGACTAATCGGAATTACAGTAAAGTGCTGCTTGAAAAGCAGACTGATGATCTGAGTAAGATGAAGCGGCATGTGTCGGACTGCGCTCGATATTCGCGTAAATCGTACGATTTGCAAGGAATGCGATTCGAGCTTGAAAAGAAGCGGTTGCAGCTGGACGAGGAAAAAATTCTTTTCAAAAAGCGGATGCTACTGGAGAAGCAAAAATCTAAAAGCCAGCAGCTACAATGCCAGTTGCAACTGCTTCAGTACAAGAAGCAGAAGCTAGACTTTGAAATGGGACGGACAACAACGATTAATACTGATGCGCAGGATTATCATGACATGGACCAGGATGAAAGTGACGATTAA
- the LOC131685234 gene encoding dual specificity mitogen-activated protein kinase kinase dSOR1, whose translation MSKMTKNKLNLTLPPGSVDVPAGQVTTPTPSFKTPSGTEYVIGKHNLLGKAKNSIDALTETLEELEIDENARKRIKVFLSQKEKIGELSDEDLEKLGELGSGNGGVVMKVRHIPTQLIMARKLIHLEVKPAIKKQIIRELKVLHDCNFPHIVGFYGAFYSDGEISICMEYMDGGSLDLILKRAGRIPEPILAKITCAVLKGLSYLRDKHAIMHRDVKPSNILVNSSGEIKICDFGVSGQLIDSMANSFVGTRSYMSPERLQGTHYSVQSDIWSLGLSLVEMAIGMYPIPPPDAKMLDYIFHEKGDDSSPGQNIIEPKPMAIFELLDYIVNEPPPKLEHHSFTDRFKDFVDRCLKKNPEERADLKTLINHDWIKNIEQEDVDIAGWVCKTMDLLPSTPKRNASPN comes from the exons ATGAGTAAAATGACAAAGAACAAACTCAATCTAACGTTGCCTCCGGGCTCAGTGGATGTACCGGCCGGCCAGGTAACAACCCCAACGCCGTCCTTCAAGACCCCATCCGGTACGGAGTACGTCATTGGAAAGCACAATTTGCTGGGAAAGGCAAAGAACAGTATCGATGCGCTAACGGAAACACTAGAAGAGTTGGAAATCGACGAGAATGCCCGAAAGCGAATAAAGGTTTTTCTCAGTCAGAAGGAAAAGATTGGCGAGCTAAGCGACGAAGATCTGGAGAAGCTAGGCGAGTTAGGATCCGGTAATGGTGGAGTTGTGATGAAAGTTCGGCACATTCCAACACAGCTGATAATGGCCCGTAAGCTGATTCATTTAGAGGTAAAGCCAGCCATCAAGAAGCAAATTATTCGGGAGCTGAAGGTCTTGCACGATTGCAACTTTCCGCATATTGTTGGTTTCTATGGGGCGTTCTACAGTGACGGAGAAATTAGCATCTGTATGGAGTACATGGATGGCGGTTCACTGGATTTAATTTTGAAACGAGCAGGGCGAATTCCAGAACCAATTTTAGCCAAAATAACGTGCGCCGTACTTAAAGGGTTGAGTTATCTGCGGGACAAGCACGCTATTATGCATCGAGATGTGAAGCCAAGTAATATCCTGGTGAACAGCAGCGGAGAGATTAAGATTTGTGATTTCGGTGTGTCCGGACAGCTGATTGATTCGATGGCAAACTCGTTCGTGGGTACCAGGAGTTATATGTCG CCGGAACGTCTTCAAGGTACTCACTATTCGGTTCAATCGGACATCTGGTCGCTAGGGCTGTCTTTGGTGGAAATGGCTATCGGAATGTATCCAATTCCGCCTCCAGATGCAAAAATGTTGGACTACATTTTCCACGAAAAAGGAGACGACAGTTCGCCCGGTCAGAATATTATTGAACCTAAACCGATGGCTATTTTTGAACTGCTAGACTACATTGTCAATGAACCTCCACCCAAGCTGGAACACCACTCGTTCACCGATCGGTTCAAGGACTTTGTTGATCGTTGCTTGAAGAAGAATCCGGAAGAACGAGCGGATTTAAAAACGTTAATT AACCACGACTGGATCAAGAACATCGAGCAAGAGGACGTGGACATTGCCGGGTGGGTTTGTAAAACGATGGATCTGCTACCCTCTACCCCAAAGAGGAATGCGTCACCGAACTAA